The DNA segment GTGCCGCCGGCCGGCAAGCAAGCGGAGATGATCGCGGGCCGGCCCGTCGACATCGCGCGGCGCATTCTCGAGCTCGTCAAGGAGAGGGCGTGATGGCCAAGCTGCTGCTCATCGTCGAACAGCGCCGCGGCGCGATCCGCGAGGCGAGCTTCGAGCTGATCACGCTCGCCCGCGAGCTGGAGGCCGCGGCCGGGCTCGCGCCGGTCGGTGTCGTCGTCGGCAGCGGCGTGGCGCCGCTCGCCGAGACGATGGCCCGCTACCTGCCGCGTGTGATCTGCGTCGACGAGCCCGCGCTGGGCGAGTTCCGCTACGAGACGCACGCCGCGGCGCTGAAGGCCGTCATCGCCAGCGAGGCGCCGCTGCTCACGCTCGCGCCGCAGTCGGCCTTCGGCGCCGAGCTGATCCCGCGCCTGGCGCTCGAGCTGGACCTGCCCTGCGCGACGGACTGCCTGCAGCTCGAGCTGGCGGACGGCGCCCCCAGCGTGCTGCGCAGCATCTATGGCGGCAAGATCCTCTCGCGCTCGGACTTCGCGCCGGCGGCGGGTTACTTGGTTACTCTGCGCGGCGGCAGCTACTCGGCGGCGCCTGAGGCGGCAGCGCCTGGCACCGTGGAGGCGCTGCCCTGCCCGCCGCTGCCGGCGACCGTCCTCACCGAGCACCTCGGCTACCGGGAGGCGGCGGGCGAGGCCGTCGACATCGGGCAGGCACCCTTCCTGCTTGCGATCGGGCGGGGTATCAAGGACGAGGAGGGCGTCGCCAAGGCGCAGGCCCTCGCCGCGCGCCTCGGCGCCGTGCTGGCCTGTTCGCGACCGGTCGTCGACAAGAAGTGGCTCGGCAAGGAGCGCCAGGTGGGAACCTCGGGACGCAACGTGAAGCCGAAGGTCTACCTCGCGCTCGGCATCAGCGGCGCCTTCCAGCACGTGGCGGGCCTGAAGGGCGCGGGCACGGTCATCGCCGTGAACCGCGACGCCAAGGCGCCCATCTTCCGCGCCGCCGACTACGGCGCCGCGGAGGACCTCTTCAAGATTCTCGATGCCCTTGCCGAGCAGAGCGGCGCCTAGCAGTCCGGAGGCAGCATGGACTTCGATCTCAGCAAAGAGCAGCGGGACATCCAGCAGGCGGCGCGCGAGTTCGCCGCCGGCGAGTTCGACAAGGAGCTCGCGATCAAGCACGAGAAGGAACACTCCTTCCCGCGCGCCATCTGGAAGAAGGCCTGCGAGCTGGGCTTCATCGGCATCCACTTTCCCGAAGAGTACGGCGGTCAGGGGCTCGGCGTGCTCGAGAACGCGCTCGTCGTCGAGGAGTTCTGCCGCCGCGACTCCGGCTTCGGCACGGCGCTGGCACTCAGCGACTTTGCGGCCGAGATCCTCATGCGCCACGGCTCGCCCGCCCAGAAAGCGGCCTATTTGCCGGCGATCGCCGCGGGCGAGATGCTCTCCGCCGGCTGCTTCACCGAGCCGAACCACGGCAGCGACATTACGGCGATGGACACCACGGCCGTGCGCGAGGGCGACGGCTGGCTCGTCAACGGCACGAAAACCTTCATCACGAACGGTTCGATCGCCGACGTCTACCTGGTGCTCTGCCAGACCGATCCGG comes from the bacterium genome and includes:
- a CDS encoding electron transfer flavoprotein subunit alpha/FixB family protein, with the protein product MAKLLLIVEQRRGAIREASFELITLARELEAAAGLAPVGVVVGSGVAPLAETMARYLPRVICVDEPALGEFRYETHAAALKAVIASEAPLLTLAPQSAFGAELIPRLALELDLPCATDCLQLELADGAPSVLRSIYGGKILSRSDFAPAAGYLVTLRGGSYSAAPEAAAPGTVEALPCPPLPATVLTEHLGYREAAGEAVDIGQAPFLLAIGRGIKDEEGVAKAQALAARLGAVLACSRPVVDKKWLGKERQVGTSGRNVKPKVYLALGISGAFQHVAGLKGAGTVIAVNRDAKAPIFRAADYGAAEDLFKILDALAEQSGA